In Odontesthes bonariensis isolate fOdoBon6 chromosome 22, fOdoBon6.hap1, whole genome shotgun sequence, one genomic interval encodes:
- the drg1 gene encoding developmentally-regulated GTP-binding protein 1, protein MSILAKIAEIESEMARTQRNKATAHHLGLLKARLAKLRRELITPKGGSGGGTGEGFDVAKTGDARVGFIGFPSVGKSTLLSNLAGVYSEVAAYEFTTLTTVPGVIRYKGAKIQLLDLPGIIEGAKDGKGRGRQVIAVARTCNLILIVLDVLKPLVHKKLIEHELEGFGIRLNKQPPNIGFKKKDKGGINFTATCAQSELDAETVKTILAEYKIHNADITLRSDSTADDLIDVVEGNRVYIPCIFVLNKIDQISIEELDIIYKVPHCVPISAHHRWNFDDLLERMWDYLQLVRIYTKPKGQLPDYTSPVVLPDGHTAVEDFCLKIHKNLIKELKYALVWGSSVKHNPQKVGKDHVMEDEDVIQLVKK, encoded by the exons ATGAGTATACTCGCCAAAATAGCAGAGATTGAAAGCGAG ATGGCCAGGACGCAGAGGAACAAGGCCACAGCTCACCACTTGGGTCTGCTCAAAGCACGTCTTGCCAAACTGAGGAGGGAGCTCATAACACCGAAAGGCGGCAGTGGGGGTGGAACTGGAGAAG GTTTTGATGTTGCAAAAACCGGTGATGCCCGAGTTGGCTTTATTGGTTTTCCGTCAGTAGGAAAGTCAACACTGCTGAGTAACCTTGCAGGTGTCTACTCTGAGGTGGCTGCCTATGAGTTCACCACTCTCACAACAGTACCTGGAGTCATCCGCTATAAAGGTGCCAAAATTCAG CTCCTGGATCTCCCAGGAATTATTGAGGGAGCCAAGGATGGCAAGGGCAGAGGCCGACAGGTCATTGCAG TGGCTCGGACTTGCAATCTAATCCTCATAGTGCTTGATGTATTAAAGCCTCTCGTTCATAAGAAGCTAATTGAGCACGAGCTGGAGGGCTTTGGCATCCGACTTAACAAGCAACCGCCAAACATCGGTTTCAagaagaaggacaaaggagGCATCAACTTTACAGCAACA TGTGCACAAAGCGAGCTTGATGCTGAAACAGTTAAGACCATTCTGGCAGAGTACAAGATCCACAACGCCGACATCACTCTGCGCAGCGACTCCACAGCTGATGACCTCATTGATGTGGTGGAAGGAAATCG GGTCTACATCCCGTGCATTTTTGTGCTCAACAAAATCGACCAGATCTCCATTGAGGAGCTTGACATCATCTATAAGGTGCCCCACTGTGTCCCTATCTCTGCCCACCACCGTTGGAACTTTGATGACCTGCTGGAGAGGATGTGGGACTATCTACAGCTTGTGCGCAT CTACACCAAACCAAAAGGCCAGCTGCCTGATTACACATCTCCTGTTGTGCTCCCTGATGGACATACTGCAGTTGAGGATTTCTGCTTAAAGATTCACAAAAACCTCATCAAAGAATTGAAGTA TGCACTCGTGTGGGGCTCATCTGTGAAACACAACCCTCAAAAGGTGGGCAAGGATCATGTGATGGAGGATGAAGATGTTATCCAGCtggtgaaaaaataa